A region from the Thermoleophilaceae bacterium genome encodes:
- a CDS encoding cytochrome c, with protein MHRAPKTLLAISLAGLAAVGAGCGEEIEVPESQTALREGAELFNERCSGCHTLDAAASRGSKPEGQVDGGERTNGPNFNTRKVEADDVLFAIRNGGFSGAIMPANIVVGEDAEKVAAFLERYSGQEAAEGGGSSGSP; from the coding sequence GTGCACCGGGCCCCCAAGACGCTCCTGGCCATCTCGCTCGCCGGCCTCGCCGCCGTCGGTGCCGGGTGCGGCGAGGAGATCGAGGTTCCGGAGAGCCAGACGGCGCTGCGCGAGGGCGCGGAGCTCTTCAACGAGCGCTGCAGCGGCTGCCACACGCTCGACGCCGCGGCATCGCGCGGCTCCAAGCCCGAGGGCCAGGTGGACGGCGGCGAGCGCACCAACGGGCCGAACTTCAACACGCGCAAGGTCGAGGCCGACGACGTCCTCTTCGCCATCCGCAACGGCGGCTTCTCCGGCGCGATCATGCCCGCCAACATCGTCGTCGGCGAGGACGCGGAGAAGGTGGCCGCCTTCCTCGAGCGCTACTCGGGCCAGGAAGCTGCAGAGGGCGGCGGCTCCTCCGGCTCTCCGTAG
- a CDS encoding plastocyanin/azurin family copper-binding protein has protein sequence MRRHLLTVSLAATVALAGCGGDDDDEPGRTATVGVGAGVQVVGDEYSFDPETVIVPAQGGQAELEITLVNGGALAHNLRVFQGGDEIGGTPTFQGGETRSGTVTLSPGSYEMICTVGNHEQLGMTGTLEVR, from the coding sequence GTGCGACGCCACCTTCTCACGGTCTCGCTCGCCGCAACGGTCGCCCTCGCGGGCTGTGGAGGCGATGACGACGACGAGCCGGGCCGCACCGCGACCGTCGGCGTGGGGGCAGGCGTCCAGGTCGTCGGCGACGAGTACTCGTTCGACCCGGAGACGGTGATCGTGCCGGCCCAGGGCGGCCAGGCGGAGCTCGAGATCACGCTGGTGAACGGGGGCGCCCTGGCGCACAACCTGCGCGTCTTCCAGGGCGGCGACGAGATCGGCGGCACGCCCACCTTCCAGGGCGGGGAGACGCGCAGCGGCACGGTCACGCTCTCGCCGGGCAGCTACGAGATGATCTGCACCGTGGGCAACCACGAGCAGCTGGGCATGACCGGCACCCTCGAGGTCCGTTAG
- a CDS encoding Ku protein has translation MRAIWKGTISFGLVNIPVALGIATQRSDPKFRTLDAEALQPIKQQMFSPARGEVISRDDTVKGYEFSKDRFVVLSDEELDSVAVERRRSIDILGFVEAGDVDPVYYDRTYYLEPQDNADKPYALLLEALTETGKAAIGKLVLSSKEHLVLLRPAGRTLAIELLFYPEDVRSKAEVEERMEGVKTTKAELEMAKQLVDSLTEPFDAKAYENEHKRELMALIERKQAGETIEIAPEAPAQAEPVPDLMSALKASLEQAKGDDGKPAKKPRAKAGSNGSAKKAPAKKRAKSKS, from the coding sequence ATGCGCGCAATCTGGAAGGGCACGATCTCCTTCGGGCTCGTGAACATCCCGGTCGCCCTCGGGATCGCCACGCAGCGCTCGGACCCGAAGTTCCGCACGCTCGACGCCGAGGCGCTGCAGCCCATCAAGCAGCAGATGTTCTCCCCCGCGCGCGGCGAGGTCATCTCCCGCGACGACACGGTGAAGGGCTACGAGTTCTCCAAGGACCGCTTCGTGGTGCTCAGCGACGAGGAGCTCGACAGCGTGGCGGTGGAGCGCCGCCGCAGCATCGACATCCTCGGCTTCGTGGAGGCCGGGGACGTCGACCCCGTCTACTACGACCGCACCTACTACCTCGAGCCCCAGGACAACGCGGACAAGCCCTACGCCCTCCTGCTCGAGGCGCTCACCGAGACCGGCAAGGCCGCCATCGGCAAGCTCGTGCTGTCGAGCAAGGAGCACCTCGTGCTCCTGCGTCCCGCCGGGCGCACGCTGGCCATCGAGCTCCTCTTCTACCCCGAGGACGTGCGCTCGAAGGCCGAGGTCGAGGAGCGCATGGAGGGCGTGAAGACCACGAAGGCCGAGCTGGAGATGGCGAAGCAGCTCGTGGACAGCCTCACCGAGCCGTTCGACGCCAAGGCCTACGAGAACGAGCACAAGCGCGAGCTGATGGCGCTGATCGAGCGCAAGCAGGCGGGCGAGACGATCGAGATCGCGCCCGAGGCGCCCGCCCAGGCCGAGCCGGTGCCCGATCTCATGAGCGCGCTGAAGGCAAGCCTCGAGCAGGCCAAGGGCGACGACGGCAAGCCGGCCAAGAAGCCGCGCGCGAAGGCGGGCTCCAACGGGTCCGCCAAGAAGGCGCCGGCCAAGAAGCGCGCGAAGTCGAAGTCCTAG